From a single Halogeometricum sp. S3BR5-2 genomic region:
- a CDS encoding extracellular solute-binding protein has protein sequence MKATGVTGLAGLGGLAGCLGMGGGGGGGGGGGGGGNGSIELNYWTLFGGGDGEVMKSIIDKFNEEQPLGDNISINRQRTPWEEHYNRLFTSMTGGDPPDMAVSHASYLRRFQDTLVDIQDRVSSNDYVDSILSACQLDGGQYAVPMDSHPVGLYYNVDILNEAGVEPPIENYSQFEEACNAILENTDALPFSPDPYWGGGGGFRQWFMGLNQYGGSMFNDDLTEATFGDEAGTGSLEFLASVSGERGWDRPDISEDRVAQSFRNGSVAMTVNGTWYVNVMREQDFEWGFDKPRVFPEADQLRSTADSHTIVVPQKSNASDERVQAAVDAAEWITQENPSWGAEAGHLPAYNPILNSDELQSADIWEKTLKSFTEMANDGQLAYWPQLPNADLYAGSNWTWVTDAYSQNTEAQQAIQQGVETWNSNLG, from the coding sequence ATGAAAGCAACCGGCGTGACCGGTCTCGCCGGTCTCGGCGGTCTCGCTGGCTGTCTCGGAATGGGCGGCGGCGGGGGCGGCGGTGGCGGCGGTGGAGGCGGCGGCAACGGGAGTATCGAACTCAACTACTGGACTCTGTTCGGTGGCGGCGACGGAGAGGTGATGAAGTCTATCATCGACAAGTTCAACGAGGAACAGCCGCTGGGCGACAACATCAGCATCAACCGCCAGCGGACCCCGTGGGAGGAACACTACAACCGCCTGTTCACCTCGATGACGGGCGGGGACCCGCCGGACATGGCCGTCTCGCACGCCTCGTACCTGCGCCGGTTTCAGGACACGCTGGTCGACATCCAGGACAGGGTCTCCTCGAACGACTACGTGGACTCGATCCTGAGCGCCTGTCAGCTTGACGGCGGGCAGTACGCCGTGCCGATGGACTCCCATCCGGTCGGGCTGTACTACAACGTCGATATCCTCAACGAGGCCGGTGTGGAGCCGCCGATCGAGAACTACTCGCAGTTCGAGGAGGCGTGCAACGCCATCCTCGAGAACACGGACGCGCTCCCGTTCAGCCCCGACCCCTACTGGGGAGGCGGCGGCGGATTCAGACAGTGGTTCATGGGTCTCAACCAGTACGGCGGGTCGATGTTCAACGACGACCTCACGGAAGCGACCTTCGGCGACGAGGCGGGAACGGGGTCGTTGGAGTTCCTCGCGAGCGTCTCGGGTGAGCGCGGCTGGGATCGCCCGGACATCTCCGAGGACCGCGTGGCCCAGAGCTTCCGTAACGGCTCGGTCGCCATGACCGTCAACGGGACGTGGTACGTCAACGTGATGCGCGAACAGGATTTCGAGTGGGGCTTCGACAAGCCCCGCGTGTTCCCGGAGGCAGACCAGCTCCGGTCGACCGCCGACAGCCACACGATCGTCGTCCCGCAGAAGTCGAATGCGAGCGACGAACGGGTCCAAGCGGCCGTCGACGCCGCCGAGTGGATCACGCAGGAGAACCCCTCGTGGGGCGCGGAGGCCGGCCACCTGCCGGCGTACAACCCCATTCTGAACAGCGACGAACTCCAGAGCGCCGACATCTGGGAGAAGACGCTGAAGTCGTTCACGGAGATGGCGAACGACGGACAGTTGGCCTACTGGCCGCAGTTGCCGAACGCCGACTTGTACGCGGGGAGCAACTGGACGTGGGTGACCGACGCCTACTCGCAGAACACGGAAGCCCAGCAGGCCATCCAACAGGGCGTCGAGACCTGGAACTCCAACCTCGGGTAA
- a CDS encoding carbohydrate ABC transporter permease, translating into MSVIDRFGGVVGTLSSDSRSRREFVEGVLFSLPYLIIFAVFLLYPLLMGGYMSLFDWNAIAPAESVFLGLENYATLLNDSQFWNALGNTFYFALLTVPSIVVVGLGLALGVNRDIRGQGFLRAIFFSPYILTVSVTALVWIDMYSTQYGVLNHYLGMVMANPPQWLQSRLFAMPAIAMTTVWWLVGFSFVILLAARQSVPTYLYEAAKLDGAGTWRQFRDVTVPQMRHAIFFVVVINLIWAFQVYGQPYIMTSGGPSQTTETLVMYLYQAAFNQRNFGYAAAIGYVLTGILVAVSIANYYLLGGDNE; encoded by the coding sequence ATGTCAGTCATCGATCGATTCGGCGGGGTCGTGGGAACGCTCAGTTCCGACAGTCGGTCGCGTCGGGAGTTCGTGGAGGGCGTCCTCTTCTCGCTCCCGTATCTCATCATCTTCGCGGTGTTCCTGCTCTACCCGCTGTTGATGGGGGGATACATGAGCCTGTTCGACTGGAACGCGATCGCCCCCGCGGAGTCCGTCTTCCTCGGGCTAGAGAACTACGCGACACTCCTCAACGACTCGCAGTTCTGGAACGCGCTCGGCAACACGTTCTACTTCGCGCTCCTGACGGTGCCGTCGATCGTCGTGGTCGGGTTGGGGCTCGCGTTGGGCGTCAACCGCGATATCAGGGGACAGGGGTTCCTCCGCGCGATCTTCTTCAGTCCGTACATCCTCACGGTGTCCGTCACGGCGCTCGTGTGGATCGACATGTACTCCACCCAGTACGGGGTGCTCAACCACTATCTCGGGATGGTGATGGCCAACCCACCCCAGTGGCTCCAGTCGCGACTGTTCGCGATGCCCGCCATCGCCATGACCACCGTCTGGTGGCTGGTCGGCTTCAGCTTCGTCATCCTGCTCGCCGCCAGACAGAGCGTGCCTACCTACCTCTACGAGGCGGCCAAACTCGACGGCGCGGGGACGTGGCGACAGTTCCGCGACGTGACCGTCCCCCAGATGCGTCACGCCATCTTCTTCGTCGTCGTCATCAACCTCATCTGGGCGTTCCAGGTGTACGGCCAACCGTACATCATGACGTCGGGCGGTCCGAGCCAGACGACGGAGACGCTCGTGATGTACCTGTACCAAGCGGCGTTCAACCAACGGAACTTCGGCTACGCGGCCGCGATCGGGTACGTGCTGACGGGGATACTCGTCGCCGTCTCCATCGCGAACTACTACCTCCTCGGAGGCGACAATGAGTAA
- a CDS encoding carbohydrate ABC transporter permease, translated as MSKTTTSRFASFDVGGITARSALVHIAMYGAAFLFVVPYIYMISTSFMTQQDAVAQGMNWIPDPVTIGSYVQLFAGSQIIQWSINTLIISSVTTLLVLLVDSMIAFSLTRLEWPGQRYILALIIASFMVPGFVNIIPLYLVVSDLGLLNNYLAVILPFAAGPLGVFLLAQFFRDIPYELQEAAQLDGFSNFRIYTRMILPLSKSILTALALFIFVWSWNQFLWPLIVLQSEAAYTLPIGVVVLQDNFTYQPALTMASAVVASGPLFILFLLLQEQLMTAVEMQGVT; from the coding sequence ATGAGTAAAACAACGACAAGCCGGTTCGCATCGTTCGACGTCGGTGGAATAACCGCCCGGAGCGCCTTGGTACACATCGCGATGTACGGGGCCGCGTTCCTGTTCGTGGTCCCCTACATCTACATGATCTCGACGTCGTTCATGACCCAACAGGACGCCGTCGCACAGGGGATGAACTGGATTCCCGACCCGGTCACGATCGGGTCGTACGTGCAACTGTTCGCCGGGTCGCAGATCATCCAGTGGTCGATCAACACGCTCATCATCTCGTCGGTGACGACGCTGCTCGTGTTGCTCGTGGACTCGATGATAGCCTTCTCGCTCACGCGACTCGAGTGGCCGGGCCAGCGCTACATCCTCGCGCTCATCATCGCGAGCTTCATGGTTCCCGGCTTCGTGAACATCATCCCGCTGTATCTCGTGGTGTCCGACCTCGGCCTCCTCAACAACTACCTCGCGGTCATCCTCCCGTTCGCGGCGGGACCGCTGGGGGTGTTCCTCCTCGCGCAGTTCTTCCGCGATATCCCGTACGAACTGCAGGAGGCCGCCCAACTCGACGGCTTCTCCAACTTCAGGATCTACACCCGGATGATCCTGCCGCTGTCGAAGTCGATTCTGACGGCGCTGGCGCTGTTCATCTTCGTCTGGAGTTGGAACCAGTTCCTCTGGCCGTTGATCGTCCTCCAGAGCGAGGCGGCGTACACGCTACCCATCGGCGTGGTCGTCCTGCAGGACAACTTCACCTACCAGCCCGCGCTGACGATGGCCTCGGCCGTCGTCGCCTCGGGCCCGCTGTTCATCCTGTTCTTGCTGCTGCAAGAACAGCTCATGACCGCCGTCGAGATGCAGGGCGTGACGTAA
- a CDS encoding glycoside hydrolase family 2 protein produces MQRTTLVRDPTRELSGDWQFTTDPEDAGLTEEWYDPNAAWDDVRRVSVPHAWQEAEDLRAYTGVAWYRRTVDVDAVDDDRRAELYFGAADYDATVWVNGEQVGRNREGYLPFRFDVTDALVDGENTIAVRVEDPEDLSEIPHGKQGAPWYTRVSGLWQRVDLAVVPETRVRDARVTPDLRDDTVRVDARVTDSGGERSLTRLSATVQVRSGGTTVATQTCSVDDDGAASATLSLDDPDYWTPDDPHLYEVAVGLERDGDRIDTYADTFGMRSIERSGDELFLNGDPLFVRGALDQAYYPDTLYRPADLDTFEDEIRAAKEMGFNLLRKHIKPAHPRFLELADEMGMLVWEEPANPSAYTEASREAVRDQFAGLVERDFNRPSVIAWSLYNEEWGIGGIYEDEEESLWTDGEKQAFLASFVESARERDPTRLVCDNSGWAHVVTDLNDYHEYFVVPDRADAWRGQLDHIVENPAENYGGYEDHGGDGPAPDGAPLLVSEFGTWGLPSVDALESHYGGEPHWYHHDFLSGLKSPAGVRDRFEASHLSDTFDSLDDVADAWQRRELLSVAESIADMRLHEGVAGYAVTELTDIEWEFNGLLDYRREEKVSVEAFARANAPVAVQVRPETHVCWAEETVEFDPAVVNDTDERVEGSLRWEAFGETSEVDVSVEPFGCERVADAVSVDAPPVDGVREGSITAELVGAGVDAVDEASITVVPRDAGVGDRAVYTDHDGLRETFAESDGASVVDDPADGDVAFVTRLDDATREFVEGGGAAALLPDSEGRLAGGEEFSVADLPEEESWNLCASFVTQTLLADVDVVPGWSFEGLYPYAYVSDPKPDDEVLAGYTEGWLANTGAIALSRPTGEGRLGACTLRVVDGYGSHPTATAVLAALADELHDGS; encoded by the coding sequence ATGCAACGCACGACACTCGTGCGCGACCCGACGCGCGAACTCTCCGGCGACTGGCAGTTCACGACCGATCCCGAGGACGCCGGTCTGACAGAGGAGTGGTATGACCCCAACGCGGCGTGGGACGACGTCCGCAGGGTGTCGGTTCCCCACGCGTGGCAGGAAGCGGAGGATCTCCGAGCGTACACCGGCGTCGCGTGGTACCGACGGACGGTCGACGTGGACGCCGTCGACGACGACCGACGAGCGGAGTTGTACTTCGGCGCGGCCGACTACGACGCCACCGTCTGGGTCAATGGCGAACAGGTCGGTCGCAACCGGGAGGGCTACCTCCCGTTCCGGTTCGACGTAACCGACGCGCTGGTCGACGGAGAGAACACCATCGCGGTCCGGGTCGAGGATCCCGAGGACCTCTCGGAGATTCCCCACGGGAAGCAGGGTGCTCCGTGGTACACCCGAGTCAGTGGACTGTGGCAGCGGGTCGACCTCGCGGTCGTGCCCGAGACACGAGTGCGGGACGCCCGCGTCACTCCCGACCTGCGAGACGACACCGTCCGGGTCGATGCCCGGGTGACGGACTCCGGAGGGGAGAGGTCGCTCACCCGCCTTTCGGCCACCGTTCAGGTCCGCTCGGGCGGGACGACGGTAGCAACTCAAACGTGTTCCGTCGACGACGACGGAGCGGCGAGTGCGACGCTCTCGCTCGACGACCCCGACTACTGGACGCCCGACGACCCCCACCTGTACGAAGTCGCCGTCGGCCTCGAACGCGACGGCGACCGCATCGACACGTACGCCGATACCTTCGGTATGCGGAGCATCGAGCGGTCGGGCGACGAACTGTTCCTCAACGGCGACCCGCTGTTCGTCCGGGGAGCGCTCGACCAGGCGTACTACCCGGACACGCTCTATCGCCCCGCGGACCTGGATACGTTCGAAGACGAGATACGCGCCGCCAAGGAGATGGGGTTCAACCTCCTCAGAAAACACATCAAACCCGCTCACCCGCGATTCCTCGAACTCGCAGACGAGATGGGGATGCTCGTGTGGGAGGAGCCGGCGAACCCGAGCGCCTACACCGAGGCGTCTCGCGAGGCCGTCCGCGACCAGTTCGCGGGACTGGTCGAACGGGACTTCAACCGTCCGAGCGTAATCGCGTGGAGCCTCTACAACGAGGAGTGGGGTATCGGCGGCATCTACGAGGACGAGGAGGAATCGCTGTGGACCGACGGCGAGAAGCAGGCGTTTCTCGCGTCGTTCGTCGAATCGGCGCGCGAACGCGACCCGACTCGACTGGTGTGCGACAACTCCGGGTGGGCGCACGTCGTTACCGACCTCAACGACTACCACGAGTACTTCGTCGTCCCCGACCGCGCCGACGCGTGGCGCGGGCAACTCGACCACATCGTCGAGAACCCCGCGGAGAACTACGGCGGGTACGAGGATCACGGCGGGGACGGCCCGGCGCCCGATGGGGCGCCGCTTCTGGTCTCCGAGTTCGGGACGTGGGGCCTCCCGTCGGTTGACGCGCTCGAATCCCACTACGGCGGCGAACCGCACTGGTATCACCACGACTTCCTCTCGGGATTGAAGTCGCCCGCGGGCGTCCGGGACCGGTTCGAGGCAAGTCACCTCTCGGACACCTTCGACAGCCTCGACGACGTGGCCGACGCCTGGCAGCGCCGCGAACTCCTGTCGGTCGCTGAGAGCATCGCGGACATGCGACTTCACGAGGGCGTGGCCGGCTACGCCGTCACCGAACTGACCGACATCGAATGGGAGTTCAACGGCCTCCTTGACTACCGGCGTGAGGAGAAGGTATCCGTCGAGGCGTTCGCGCGGGCCAACGCGCCGGTCGCGGTGCAGGTCCGCCCCGAGACACACGTCTGCTGGGCCGAGGAGACAGTCGAGTTCGACCCGGCCGTCGTCAACGACACCGACGAACGCGTCGAGGGCAGCCTCCGGTGGGAGGCGTTCGGCGAGACGAGCGAAGTCGACGTCTCGGTCGAACCGTTCGGATGCGAACGAGTCGCGGACGCGGTTTCGGTCGACGCTCCCCCCGTCGACGGGGTCCGCGAAGGGTCGATCACCGCCGAACTCGTCGGGGCGGGCGTCGACGCCGTCGACGAGGCGTCGATTACGGTCGTCCCGCGCGACGCCGGGGTGGGCGACCGGGCGGTCTACACCGACCACGACGGCCTCCGCGAGACGTTCGCCGAGTCGGACGGGGCGTCGGTCGTCGACGACCCCGCGGACGGCGACGTGGCGTTCGTCACCCGACTCGACGACGCGACCCGCGAGTTCGTCGAGGGCGGCGGCGCGGCGGCGCTCCTCCCCGACTCCGAGGGTCGGCTGGCGGGGGGCGAGGAGTTCTCCGTCGCCGACCTCCCCGAAGAGGAGAGCTGGAACCTCTGTGCGTCCTTCGTCACGCAGACGCTCCTCGCCGACGTCGACGTGGTTCCGGGGTGGTCGTTCGAGGGGCTCTACCCCTACGCGTACGTTTCGGACCCCAAGCCCGACGACGAGGTGCTCGCGGGGTACACCGAGGGGTGGCTCGCGAACACCGGAGCGATCGCGCTCTCGCGGCCGACCGGCGAGGGCCGACTGGGCGCGTGTACCCTTCGCGTCGTCGACGGGTACGGCTCGCACCCGACCGCGACCGCGGTTCTCGCTGCGCTCGCAGACGAACTTCACGACGGGAGCTGA
- a CDS encoding ABC transporter ATP-binding protein yields the protein MSEVRFEDVRKVYDGDIVAVDDFSLDIEDGEFITVVGPSGSGKSTLLRMLAGLEEISDGSISIGGRVVNDVPAQDRNVAMVFQNYALYPHMTVRKNMSYGLKLTSDLSNDEIADRVEEAAEMMGIEDQLGKKPAALSGGQQQRVATGRAIVREPEVFLMDEPLSNLDAKLRAHMRTELQRIQDDLDTTTVYVTHDQEEALTMSDRVVILDGGDLQQVGTPKEVFNRPANLFVADFIGSPSMNFFDVELHGATLESKAFSYEVSAETRDRIRERAVSDDLVLGVRPEHFHFAERGSADAIPAELDVHEPVGDDNYFYLRSDGVEFTMRVMGDYRYDEGDEIGVTFDEDKMHIFDRASGNNVMVDTGRATETAHEPTPQRT from the coding sequence ATGAGCGAAGTACGATTCGAGGACGTTCGGAAGGTGTACGACGGAGACATCGTGGCTGTCGACGATTTCTCTCTCGACATCGAGGACGGGGAGTTCATCACGGTCGTCGGTCCCTCCGGGTCGGGGAAATCGACGCTGCTGCGGATGCTCGCCGGCCTCGAAGAGATATCCGACGGGTCCATCAGCATCGGTGGCCGAGTGGTGAACGACGTCCCGGCGCAGGACCGCAACGTAGCGATGGTGTTCCAGAACTACGCGCTGTACCCCCACATGACGGTCAGGAAGAACATGTCGTACGGGCTGAAGCTCACCTCGGACCTCTCGAACGACGAGATAGCCGATCGCGTCGAGGAGGCGGCGGAGATGATGGGTATCGAAGACCAACTCGGCAAGAAACCCGCCGCGCTCTCGGGCGGACAACAACAGCGCGTCGCGACCGGCCGGGCAATCGTTCGGGAGCCGGAGGTCTTCCTGATGGACGAACCACTCTCGAATCTCGACGCCAAACTCCGCGCGCACATGCGGACGGAACTCCAGCGGATACAGGACGACCTGGATACGACGACGGTGTACGTGACCCACGACCAGGAGGAGGCGCTGACGATGTCCGACCGCGTGGTGATCCTCGACGGCGGTGACCTCCAGCAGGTGGGAACACCCAAGGAGGTGTTCAACCGACCCGCGAACCTGTTCGTCGCCGACTTCATCGGATCGCCGTCGATGAACTTCTTCGACGTGGAACTGCACGGCGCCACGCTGGAGAGCAAGGCGTTCTCCTACGAGGTGTCCGCCGAGACACGGGACCGAATCCGCGAACGAGCCGTCTCGGACGACCTCGTGCTCGGCGTCCGTCCGGAACACTTCCACTTCGCCGAACGGGGGTCCGCCGACGCGATACCGGCCGAACTCGACGTGCACGAACCCGTCGGCGACGACAACTACTTCTACCTCCGGTCGGACGGCGTCGAGTTCACGATGCGCGTGATGGGCGATTACCGGTACGACGAGGGCGACGAAATCGGCGTCACGTTCGACGAGGACAAGATGCACATCTTCGACCGTGCGAGCGGTAACAACGTGATGGTCGACACCGGTCGTGCCACCGAGACGGCGCACGAACCCACCCCACAGCGGACGTGA